The genomic window TTAAGATAGCCTATTTGGACATTTAAAATTTGATAGCTAAGAAGTTAATTTACACTAAATTTGGTATACTCCCTAATTTTTTCTAAAATTGATAGCTTCTAATAAATGATTTTTTTCAATGTTGATCGCATTATCTAAATCGGCAATGGTTCGAGCTACTTTTAATATTTTATGATAAGTTCGCATAGATAGATTTAAACTTCTGATAGCAGTTCTAATAATATTTTCACACTCTTTATCTAGAGTACAAAATTTTTCTACTTCAAAATTATTCATATCGCGATTTAATTTATTTCCGGAAAATCTTAAGTTTTGTATTTCTCGAGCACGAATAACTCGCTCTTTAATAACTTTTGAAGAGTCGCCTCTTTCTTCATCTAAAATCTCTTTATCATTTAATCTATATATTTCAACGTATAAATCTATTCTGTCTATAATAGGTCCGGATAGTTTTTTAGAATATCTTCTTAAATCATATGGAGTACAGGTGCATAGTTCTTCATCAAATCCAAGACCACAGAAGCATGGATTACAGGCCGCAACAAATATAATTTTTGCAGGGAATTCCATTTTTCCTAAACTTCTAGTTATTGATATTCGTTTTTCTTCAAGGGGTTCTCTTAAACTCTCAATTACGATTCGATCAAATTCTGTAAATTCATCTAAAAAAAGTACTCCATTATTTGCAAGACTAATCTCGCCTGGTTTAGGAGTTCGCCCACCACCAATTATAGAAGTTGCTGTTGAGGTATGATGTGGGTCACGGAATGGTCGATTGGTAACGATAGGAACCCTTTCACTTAATTCCCCAGCAATGCTATAGATTTTAGTAGTTTCTATAATCTCTTTCTCGGACATAGGAGGTAAAATGGTCGTCAATCTTTTAGCAAGCATAGACTTTCCACTTCCAGGAGCCCCAATCATAATAATATTATGTCCTCCAGCAGCAACAATTTCTAGAGCTCTTTTTGCTCTGATTTGGCCTTTTACATCCCACATATCAAGTAGATTTTCTGAAAACTTAGAGGTGTTTATAACTCTCTTGCTTCTGATAATCCCTTCCTCAATAAACTTAACAACATCTCTTAAATTCTTTACGGGAACTATCTCGATATCTTTTATGATAGAAGCTTCCTCCAAATTTTCTTCGGGTATAATCACACCTTTAAAACCTTTACTTTTAGCTAGTAAAACACCACTAATAATACCATCAGCACGTCTGATTTCACCAGTCAAAGATAACTCTCCCATCATAATATAATCTCGTAAAATTCCAGTGTAGTCAGAAATAAACCTCATTCCGATCATAATACCGATAGCTATGGGTAAATCGAAATGTGATCCTCTTTTTCTAATATTTGCAGGGGTTAAATTTACAACAATTCTTCGAGGTTCTAAAAGATATCCCATATTCTTAATTCCAGAACGAATACGATCTCTACTTTCTGAAATCGTAGCATCACCTAATCCAACGATATTAAAAATAGGCAAACCATTCGTTACATCGACCTCAACCTCTACTAAAAAAGGTTCAATTCCAAGATAGCTCGAACTCAAAACCCTAACTAACATAAAGTTCCTCCCTTTATTTATCAAATACTTTTAAGATTAAAGTTTTAAATATAGTAGGTAGTTATTATAAAAGTTCTTTATGTATTTACTGATAATTTTTAATTTTCTTTTTTTATACAAAAAAAGTAAAAAAAGGTTTGACATATTTACGAAAAAGGTGTATATTATCTTTGTGAACAAAATTGTAATAATTACAAAAAAGAAATTAAAACAAATTTAAAAAGAAAAAGATATAGATAAGAGAAAATCGAGGAGGATTAAAAATGGCAAAAGTAAAATGTACAGTATGTGGAGAAGTATTTGAAGAGGCTTTAGGAACTTGCCCTTTATGTAAAGTAGGATTAGATAAGTGTGTTCCATTTGATGAGTCAGGAGCAAGAGTATGGGCAACTGAGCACAAAGTTGGAGAGGGATTAGCTTGCGGAGATGAAGAAATCATTGAAGGATTAAGAGCAAACTTCAACGGAGAATGTATGGAAGTTGGGATGTACTTAGCAATGGCTAGAGTTGCAGATAGAGAAGGATATCCAGAAGTAGCAGAAGCTTATACAAGAATCGCTTTTGAAGAAGCTGGACATGCTGCAAGATTCGCTGAATTATTAGGAGAAGTAGTAACTGATTCTACAGAAGAGAACTTAAAGAGAAGAGTAGAAGCTGAATATGGAGCAACTTCAGGGAAGTTCGATATTGCTAAAAGAGCAAAGCAATTAGGATTCGATGCTATTCACGATACAGTTCATGAAATGGCTAAAGATGAAGCTAGACATGGAAGAGCTTTCTTAGGATTATTAGAAAGACATTTCCAAAAATAATAGATAAAAAGTAGAGTGTTTGAACTATTCAAGCACTCTTTTTCGTTTATTGAAGTTTTGATTATATTGTGATACTATTAAAGTATTATAGGATAAGGGTGATATAAGTGGGGAAAATAATATATGTAACTGGAGGAGCTAGAAGTGGAAAAAGCTCTTTTGCAGAAAAGAAAGTCTTAGAAATGCAAAAAGAAAAAATATATGTTGCGACAGCCATATCATTTGATGATGAGATGAAAGAACGAGTTCGTCTTCATAAGATTCAAAGGGGAGAAGACTGGATAACAATAGAGGGATACAAAAATATATGTGAGACATTATCAGAGTATAAAAAATTATCAGGAGTTGTACTATTAGATTGTTTAACTAATATGGTAACTAATAATATGATTATGGATAGAGAAATAGACTGGGATAGTATCACTCAAGATGAGTTAAGAGTTATTGAAGATGAGATTAAAACTGAGGTACAAAATTTAGTTGATTTTATAAAAGAAAGTTCTTTAGATATGGTGGTTGTTTCAAATGAAGTCGGGATGGGTTTAGTTCCTCCGTATGCATTAGGAAGATATTTTAGAGATATTGGAGGACGAATAAATCAATTAGTAGCAAAAGAAAGCCACGAAGCTTACTTAATAGTTTCTGGGTTAGAATTAAAATTAAAATAGAGTTGGAGGAAAAAATGAACGGATTAGCTTTACTTTTTAAATTTATGACAAGATTACCATTTCCGGGAGGAAATAAATTTGATTCAAAAGCCTTAGGAAATTCAATGAAATGGTTTCCAATAGTAGGTTTAGTAATAGGAATTATAAACTTTGTTGTTGCAGCATTATTAGAAACGATTATTCCATCACCTATTTTAATGGGAATAATATTAGTGACATTAGATGTAATAATAACAGGTGGCTTACATTTGGATGGTTTAGCTGATACTTTTGATGGGATATTTAGTTATAGAAGTAAACAAAAAATGCTAGAGATAATGAAAGATTCAAGAGTTGGAACAAATGGAGTTTTAGTTTTAGTTCTTTACTTTATTTTTAAAATAGCATTTTTAGTAGAAACTTCAGAGTTATTTGGAGTAAGTCAAGGGGTTATAATGTTGATAGTTCCAATCTTATCTAGAATAAATGGAGTTATAAATTGTGCTTTCGAACCATATGCAAGACCAACAGGTATGGGAAAGACTTTTGTTGAAAATACAGATAAAGCGGGAGCAGCGATAGCATATACGGTAGTAACAGGTATATTGTATTTAGTAGCGCAATATTTTGGATTACCGTTCTTGAATTTATTTTTGATATTAAATATTTTAGGAGTTAGTGGATTTTTCTTTGGAAAGCTGATGACAAGAAAAATAGGTGGGATAACAGGTGATACATTAGGAGCGTTATTAGAATTATCGTCTGTTTTATCACTAGTTTTAATGTATATCTTTTTATAAGAGGAGAAATTTATGGGAAAAGTTATTTTAGTTAGACATGGTGAATCAGAACTCAATGTAAAGGGTGTTTATTACGGAGTTTTAAACCCAGGACTTACAGAAGAGGGAAAAGAACAAGCTAAAAAAACGAGAGATATACTAAAAGAGATTAATTATCATAAAATTTATTCAAGTGATTTAAAAAGAGCTTTAGATACAGCAGAAATAATAAATTCTAAAGAATTAAAAATCTTTGTAGATGAAGATTTAAGAGAGTTAAACTTTGGAATTTTTGAGGGACATACCTATGAGGAGCTTTTAGAAAAGTATCCTGAAGAGTTGGAAAAAAGCCAGAAAAGTTGGGAAAATTATAATTACATAACTGGGGAAAGTGTTGTAGAGCTTCAAAATAGAGCAATAAATTTTATAGATAAAAAAGTTAATTTAGATGAAGATACAGTTTTAGTTACTCATTGGGGTATTATAAATACCATTTTAAGTCATTATTTTTCAAATGGATTGGATGCATATTGGAAGTTTAGTGTAAAAAATGCAGGAGTAGTTATAATTGAGTTTTCTGATGGATATCCGATATTAAAAGGATTCAACATAGGGGGATAAATTGAAGAGATTAATAAAAGTTCAGAAAGAGATTAAAGAAATAGATGTAGAGGCCATGAGGTTATGTAAAGATATACTAGATACTAGGATGAAACCGCAAAAAAGCTTGGGTATCTTAGAGGATCTAGCAGTAACGGTAGCAGGAATAACAGGTAAACCATTAAACACGTTGGAGAGGGGATGTCACTTTATAGCTTCAGCTGATAATGGAGTTATAGAGGAGGGAGTATCATCATGCCCTTTGGAATATACAAAAATTGTTTCAGAGGCTATGTTAAACTCGTTTGCAGCTATAGGTATTTTATGTCAAAGCTTAGATATTCCTCTTAATTTGATTGATGTAGGAATAAAAGGAGATATTTCAAGAGAATATAAGCACCTTTATTTGAAAAAAGTTGCGTATGGCACAAAAAATTTCGTTCAAGAACCAGCTATGAGTATTGAGGAAGTAATAAAGGCCATTGAAGTTGGTGTGGAGATGATAAAAAATAAGAAAGAGTATGATTTTTTCTCAAACGGAGAGATGGGAATTGCGAATACCACTACTAGTTCAGCAATTTTATACGCTTTAACAAAAGAAAATATCGAAAAAGTTGTTGGATGTGG from Cetobacterium sp. ZOR0034 includes these protein-coding regions:
- a CDS encoding YifB family Mg chelatase-like AAA ATPase, whose translation is MLVRVLSSSYLGIEPFLVEVEVDVTNGLPIFNIVGLGDATISESRDRIRSGIKNMGYLLEPRRIVVNLTPANIRKRGSHFDLPIAIGIMIGMRFISDYTGILRDYIMMGELSLTGEIRRADGIISGVLLAKSKGFKGVIIPEENLEEASIIKDIEIVPVKNLRDVVKFIEEGIIRSKRVINTSKFSENLLDMWDVKGQIRAKRALEIVAAGGHNIIMIGAPGSGKSMLAKRLTTILPPMSEKEIIETTKIYSIAGELSERVPIVTNRPFRDPHHTSTATSIIGGGRTPKPGEISLANNGVLFLDEFTEFDRIVIESLREPLEEKRISITRSLGKMEFPAKIIFVAACNPCFCGLGFDEELCTCTPYDLRRYSKKLSGPIIDRIDLYVEIYRLNDKEILDEERGDSSKVIKERVIRAREIQNLRFSGNKLNRDMNNFEVEKFCTLDKECENIIRTAIRSLNLSMRTYHKILKVARTIADLDNAINIEKNHLLEAINFRKN
- a CDS encoding ferritin family protein yields the protein MAKVKCTVCGEVFEEALGTCPLCKVGLDKCVPFDESGARVWATEHKVGEGLACGDEEIIEGLRANFNGECMEVGMYLAMARVADREGYPEVAEAYTRIAFEEAGHAARFAELLGEVVTDSTEENLKRRVEAEYGATSGKFDIAKRAKQLGFDAIHDTVHEMAKDEARHGRAFLGLLERHFQK
- the cobU gene encoding bifunctional adenosylcobinamide kinase/adenosylcobinamide-phosphate guanylyltransferase, producing MGKIIYVTGGARSGKSSFAEKKVLEMQKEKIYVATAISFDDEMKERVRLHKIQRGEDWITIEGYKNICETLSEYKKLSGVVLLDCLTNMVTNNMIMDREIDWDSITQDELRVIEDEIKTEVQNLVDFIKESSLDMVVVSNEVGMGLVPPYALGRYFRDIGGRINQLVAKESHEAYLIVSGLELKLK
- the cobS gene encoding adenosylcobinamide-GDP ribazoletransferase encodes the protein MNGLALLFKFMTRLPFPGGNKFDSKALGNSMKWFPIVGLVIGIINFVVAALLETIIPSPILMGIILVTLDVIITGGLHLDGLADTFDGIFSYRSKQKMLEIMKDSRVGTNGVLVLVLYFIFKIAFLVETSELFGVSQGVIMLIVPILSRINGVINCAFEPYARPTGMGKTFVENTDKAGAAIAYTVVTGILYLVAQYFGLPFLNLFLILNILGVSGFFFGKLMTRKIGGITGDTLGALLELSSVLSLVLMYIFL
- a CDS encoding histidine phosphatase family protein, which gives rise to MGKVILVRHGESELNVKGVYYGVLNPGLTEEGKEQAKKTRDILKEINYHKIYSSDLKRALDTAEIINSKELKIFVDEDLRELNFGIFEGHTYEELLEKYPEELEKSQKSWENYNYITGESVVELQNRAINFIDKKVNLDEDTVLVTHWGIINTILSHYFSNGLDAYWKFSVKNAGVVIIEFSDGYPILKGFNIGG
- the cobT gene encoding nicotinate-nucleotide--dimethylbenzimidazole phosphoribosyltransferase; protein product: MKRLIKVQKEIKEIDVEAMRLCKDILDTRMKPQKSLGILEDLAVTVAGITGKPLNTLERGCHFIASADNGVIEEGVSSCPLEYTKIVSEAMLNSFAAIGILCQSLDIPLNLIDVGIKGDISREYKHLYLKKVAYGTKNFVQEPAMSIEEVIKAIEVGVEMIKNKKEYDFFSNGEMGIANTTTSSAILYALTKENIEKVVGCGAGLSDEGLKRKKDIIKTSVEKYDLFNKEALEVLRCVGGLDIACMVGLYLGAALERKPMLIDGFISGVAALVATRIEPKVKGYLIATHMSEEPGMKVVMNALELKPFLDMQMRLGEGTGAVLAYPILKAAMNIPKVMKTKDEVYDLFQ